In one Falsibacillus albus genomic region, the following are encoded:
- a CDS encoding PTS fructose transporter subunit IIABC, whose product MKLLAITSCPNGIAHTYMAAENLQKAADKSGVKMKVETQGSIGVENELTESDIREADGIIIAADKTVNKDRFIGKKLLVAGVQEGIRKPEELINKFKSGDVPVFQSTAKSVSEYKQERKDKQNPIYKHLMNGVSYMIPFIVIGGLLIAIALTVGGHKTPGGLVIPDDSFWKNIEKLGGASFTFMVPILAGFIAYSIADRPGLAPGMIGGYIAANGSFYGSEAGAGFIGGIIAGFLAGYIALGIKRLKVPKVLNPIMPIIIIPVLASLIVGLLFIFVIGAPVASVFEALTNWLSGMQGTSSILLAVILGAMISFDMGGPVNKVAFLFGSAMIGEGNYEIMGPIAAAICIPPIGMGLATFLNKKKYQGAEREAGKASFTMGLFGITEGAIPFAAQDPLRVIPSIMLGSITGSVIAMLGHVGDRVAHGGPIVAVLGAIDHVAMFFIAVVVGAFVTALIVNILKKDVGSKPEKNEIEVEDQESIQPQHVGAQEKLEFNKLTDLMSIDLLNIDLQGSTRDEVIDEMIEKLDQTGALQSSETFKEAIIEREEQSSTGIGMNIAIPHGKSSAVLKPSVAFGVKKSGVDWNSLDGTDAKLVFMIAVPEESEGDAHLKILQMLSRKLMDDEFRNELLHVQTKQEAYSLLTSID is encoded by the coding sequence ATGAAACTGTTAGCGATTACTTCGTGTCCGAATGGCATTGCCCATACGTATATGGCAGCAGAAAATCTGCAAAAAGCTGCCGATAAATCAGGAGTAAAAATGAAGGTGGAAACCCAGGGTTCCATAGGTGTCGAAAATGAATTAACAGAGTCGGATATCCGTGAAGCGGATGGGATCATCATTGCAGCGGATAAAACGGTGAATAAAGACCGGTTCATAGGAAAAAAACTATTGGTCGCAGGTGTCCAAGAAGGTATCCGGAAGCCAGAAGAATTAATCAATAAATTTAAAAGCGGGGATGTTCCTGTTTTCCAATCGACTGCGAAATCTGTCTCGGAATATAAGCAGGAAAGAAAAGATAAACAGAATCCGATCTATAAACATTTAATGAACGGTGTTTCCTATATGATCCCATTCATTGTGATCGGCGGACTGTTGATTGCGATTGCCTTGACGGTTGGCGGACATAAAACACCTGGCGGATTGGTTATTCCGGACGATTCTTTCTGGAAGAACATTGAAAAGCTCGGGGGCGCGTCCTTTACATTCATGGTGCCGATCCTAGCTGGTTTCATTGCCTACAGCATTGCAGATCGACCAGGTCTTGCCCCTGGTATGATCGGCGGATATATCGCTGCAAATGGAAGCTTCTACGGAAGTGAAGCAGGAGCAGGCTTCATCGGCGGGATCATTGCCGGATTTCTCGCAGGTTATATCGCACTAGGAATAAAAAGGCTGAAGGTGCCGAAAGTATTGAACCCAATCATGCCAATCATTATCATCCCAGTATTGGCATCACTGATCGTCGGTCTGTTGTTCATCTTTGTCATTGGGGCTCCTGTTGCAAGTGTATTCGAAGCTTTGACAAACTGGCTATCAGGGATGCAAGGGACAAGCTCGATTTTGTTGGCCGTCATTTTGGGAGCAATGATTTCCTTCGATATGGGCGGGCCGGTCAATAAAGTGGCCTTCCTATTCGGATCTGCGATGATCGGGGAAGGGAACTATGAAATCATGGGGCCGATTGCTGCTGCCATTTGTATCCCGCCAATCGGGATGGGGCTTGCGACATTTTTGAATAAGAAAAAATACCAAGGTGCGGAAAGGGAAGCAGGTAAAGCTTCTTTCACAATGGGCTTGTTCGGAATCACAGAAGGTGCGATTCCTTTTGCAGCCCAAGATCCACTGCGCGTCATTCCAAGTATCATGCTTGGATCCATAACAGGGTCCGTCATTGCCATGCTTGGGCATGTGGGTGATCGAGTAGCACACGGGGGCCCAATTGTCGCGGTGCTTGGTGCGATTGACCATGTAGCGATGTTCTTTATCGCCGTGGTTGTCGGTGCATTTGTTACAGCACTTATCGTCAATATTCTCAAAAAGGATGTTGGATCTAAACCAGAAAAAAACGAAATTGAGGTTGAAGATCAAGAAAGTATTCAGCCTCAGCATGTTGGCGCACAGGAAAAGCTTGAATTCAACAAGTTGACGGATTTAATGAGCATCGATTTACTGAACATTGATTTGCAGGGAAGCACACGTGATGAAGTCATCGATGAAATGATCGAGAAGCTCGATCAGACTGGAGCACTGCAATCTTCAGAGACATTTAAAGAAGCAATCATCGAACGTGAGGAGCAGAGCTCGACGGGGATCGGGATGAATATTGCGATTCCCCACGGGAAATCAAGCGCCGTCCTCAAGCCGTCTGTCGCCTTTGGCGTGAAAAAATCGGGAGTGGACTGGAACAGCCTTGATGGTACAGATGCCAAGCTCGTATTTATGATTGCGGTTCCTGAAGAAAGCGAAGGAGATGCCCATCTGAAAATCCTCCAAATGCTTTCTCGGAAACTTATGGATGATGAATTCAGGAATGAATTGCTCCACGTCCAAACAAAACAGGAAGCGTACTCATTGTTAACCAGCATTGACTAA
- a CDS encoding tetratricopeptide repeat protein yields the protein MSEMLKLITEGRTTELKAKRLVHFHRMKIIESYSEADDVCYLFFYQNRFTAAVRGDFAKNSYLENAMQKGIQFEPAHPLMAMFLKSQPKTLQDKPLKQLMKSLMQKYPPHEAILILSFLDSYLPKDTIIEMMKTFYFDFRRNGKLKHAFEILSSMLEFDPENEWTLDMANHIDYIKYSSKPGRASFQEDIAAFHQKNRYESYLELRTILSNDTSSVDLLSIDIDHLRSMKHPADEQCKQIVKNLSQAFREHELIDVLKDLVDHTPDNKPLKQQLISLYLRLEKYELAVDAWLEDPCEHLKDQIFSLFQNQSLNIDELNLDKLQSCLGSMADQAGFDSLLDQTMPHLLHKWELTEVHDWLQPLYAKHSTNPSLLKIKQMQEIMDDPDKQLELGELYHDLQLHQKAIDCFNWEMELNPDDPEPVKKLVKIYSELGKKEESKSYMYIYNNLLKGSSIS from the coding sequence ATGAGTGAAATGTTAAAGCTGATTACGGAAGGTCGAACAACTGAGCTTAAGGCTAAGCGATTGGTGCATTTCCATCGCATGAAAATCATAGAATCCTACAGTGAAGCTGATGATGTGTGTTATCTGTTTTTCTATCAGAATCGATTCACCGCAGCGGTGCGAGGAGATTTTGCCAAGAATTCATATTTAGAAAACGCCATGCAAAAAGGAATACAATTTGAACCTGCCCATCCGTTAATGGCGATGTTCCTGAAAAGTCAGCCTAAAACGCTGCAAGATAAACCCCTCAAGCAATTGATGAAATCATTAATGCAAAAGTACCCCCCTCATGAAGCAATCCTGATTCTCTCATTTTTAGATTCATATCTTCCAAAGGACACGATCATCGAAATGATGAAAACATTTTATTTTGATTTCAGAAGAAATGGAAAGCTGAAGCATGCTTTTGAAATACTTTCCTCCATGCTGGAATTCGATCCCGAGAATGAATGGACGCTGGATATGGCCAATCATATCGACTACATAAAATACAGTTCTAAACCAGGGCGCGCCTCTTTCCAAGAAGATATTGCGGCTTTCCATCAAAAAAACCGGTATGAAAGCTACCTGGAATTAAGAACCATCCTCTCTAACGATACGAGCAGTGTCGACCTGCTCTCCATTGATATTGACCACCTTCGCAGTATGAAACATCCTGCCGATGAACAATGTAAGCAAATCGTAAAGAACCTTTCACAAGCCTTCCGTGAACATGAATTAATAGACGTGTTAAAAGATCTAGTCGATCATACCCCTGATAACAAACCGTTAAAGCAACAATTAATTTCCCTCTACTTACGACTTGAAAAATATGAACTAGCAGTCGATGCCTGGCTGGAGGATCCATGTGAACACCTGAAAGATCAAATCTTCTCCTTGTTTCAAAACCAATCCTTGAATATAGACGAATTAAATCTAGATAAACTTCAATCATGCCTAGGCTCAATGGCTGACCAGGCAGGCTTCGATTCACTGCTGGATCAAACAATGCCTCACCTTCTTCATAAATGGGAGCTGACAGAAGTGCATGATTGGCTTCAGCCGCTGTATGCGAAACATTCTACGAATCCAAGCCTTCTAAAAATTAAACAAATGCAGGAGATCATGGATGACCCAGATAAACAGCTTGAGCTCGGAGAATTGTATCATGACCTTCAGCTCCATCAAAAAGCCATCGACTGCTTCAACTGGGAGATGGAGTTAAATCCAGATGATCCAGAGCCGGTAAAGAAGCTCGTGAAAATATACAGCGAGCTTGGAAAGAAAGAAGAATCAAAAAGTTATATGTACATATACAACAATTTGTTGAAGGGTTCGAGCATCTCTTAG
- a CDS encoding D-2-hydroxyacid dehydrogenase: MGTQKLVVTHDIDALYIEQLKELLPSWEVIAGKDKNVWEPHIKDAEIIAGWKKGIENQGHLKEASLKWLQTWSAGVNSLPLQELEQKDILITSANGVHSYPISETIFALMLGLTRKIHAYVRNQSEKKWHHANLGLEIHEKTIGILGVGAIGQETAKIAKAFGMKVLGLRNSGKPAEFVDEMYTADQLHALLPQCDYVVITLPLTNETHHLFGEEQFKLMKDSAFLINIGRGNIIEEAELIKALQKKEIAGAGLDVFEKEPLDEKSPLWNMENVIITPHTAGSTEHYTRRVIEDIFIPNLKEYLKGETPSINLVDYEKGY, encoded by the coding sequence ATGGGAACACAAAAATTAGTCGTTACACATGACATCGATGCTTTGTATATCGAGCAATTAAAAGAGCTGCTCCCTTCTTGGGAAGTGATTGCCGGCAAGGACAAGAATGTTTGGGAGCCTCATATTAAAGACGCAGAAATCATCGCCGGCTGGAAAAAAGGTATTGAAAATCAAGGCCACCTAAAGGAAGCCAGTCTGAAATGGCTACAAACATGGAGCGCAGGCGTCAACAGCCTTCCTTTGCAAGAGCTGGAGCAAAAAGACATACTTATTACCAGCGCAAACGGGGTCCACTCCTATCCGATTTCGGAAACGATCTTTGCCTTGATGCTTGGACTGACCAGAAAAATTCATGCGTATGTCCGCAACCAATCCGAAAAGAAATGGCACCATGCAAACCTTGGACTTGAAATACATGAAAAAACGATTGGGATCCTCGGTGTGGGAGCCATTGGACAAGAAACAGCCAAAATTGCCAAAGCGTTTGGAATGAAGGTCCTTGGTCTACGAAACTCAGGGAAGCCAGCAGAATTCGTGGATGAAATGTATACAGCCGATCAGCTGCATGCCCTTCTGCCGCAATGTGATTATGTCGTCATCACCCTGCCTCTTACAAATGAGACCCATCATCTGTTTGGTGAAGAACAATTCAAGCTGATGAAAGATTCTGCGTTTTTAATTAACATCGGACGAGGCAACATTATCGAAGAAGCAGAATTGATTAAGGCACTGCAAAAGAAAGAAATTGCCGGAGCTGGCCTAGATGTATTTGAAAAAGAGCCGTTGGATGAAAAAAGCCCTTTGTGGAACATGGAAAATGTAATCATCACCCCGCATACAGCCGGTTCGACCGAGCATTATACAAGACGCGTCATCGAGGATATTTTCATTCCGAACTTGAAGGAGTATTTGAAGGGCGAAACACCGTCCATCAATTTAGTGGATTATGAAAAAGGGTATTGA
- a CDS encoding sodium:solute symporter — translation MNGLDTLILVIYFSVLIVIGIIGTKKATSSDEFLLAGKKLGYFTHVGCLSAVIIGGASTLGSATLGFQYGISGSWFVIMIGLGIMALGLFIVGKISGYEVFTISQLLGKRYGDSTRLISAVVTAIYTLMIGVTQIIGMGTIVHAILGWPALASMLVGGGIVLFYTILGGMWSVTLTDIVQFVIMTVGIFFIMLPASLHSVGGFSNMAAQVPDGFFDVTNIGWAKIFQYFLLYVFGLVVAQDIWQRLFTAKNQKVAKSSAVSSGIYSVLYAVALSIVGMCALVLLPKLGDSQLAFTSLAMKILPSGLLGLVLASVCSALMSNASGALFASSTLITNDIIKHHFIKNMTDKQMIKISRVVTLVVGCLAIVFAAWIQNILVALDVAYDILSGAIFIPLVVGLFWKRATSKASLYSIIASTAAIFIGFAVHGLSSTLPIIYGIATSLVVIVTVTLAQTPGADQSKESKSIA, via the coding sequence ATGAATGGATTGGATACGCTGATCTTAGTCATTTATTTCTCGGTACTCATTGTTATTGGGATCATAGGCACCAAGAAAGCTACTTCTTCAGACGAATTTCTTCTAGCAGGTAAAAAGCTTGGATACTTTACTCATGTCGGCTGTTTATCGGCCGTCATCATCGGCGGGGCTTCAACTCTTGGTTCTGCCACCCTGGGGTTTCAATACGGCATCTCCGGATCATGGTTCGTCATTATGATCGGACTTGGCATCATGGCATTGGGTCTTTTCATCGTAGGAAAAATCAGCGGCTATGAAGTATTTACGATCAGCCAGCTTCTTGGCAAAAGATATGGGGATAGTACACGATTGATCAGTGCAGTGGTTACCGCTATTTATACATTAATGATTGGTGTGACGCAAATTATTGGCATGGGTACGATCGTTCATGCAATTCTCGGGTGGCCAGCGCTGGCATCGATGCTGGTCGGTGGAGGAATTGTCCTTTTCTATACGATATTGGGTGGAATGTGGAGTGTGACCCTGACCGATATCGTTCAATTTGTCATCATGACTGTCGGCATATTCTTTATTATGCTCCCTGCCAGCCTGCACAGTGTCGGAGGCTTTTCCAACATGGCAGCACAAGTGCCGGATGGTTTCTTTGATGTAACCAATATCGGATGGGCAAAGATATTCCAATATTTCCTTCTTTATGTGTTTGGACTCGTTGTCGCCCAAGACATTTGGCAGCGGCTGTTCACAGCCAAAAATCAAAAAGTGGCCAAAAGCAGTGCGGTTTCATCCGGGATTTACAGTGTCCTTTATGCAGTGGCATTGAGTATTGTCGGAATGTGTGCCCTTGTCCTACTGCCTAAATTAGGAGATTCCCAGCTTGCCTTCACTAGCCTTGCGATGAAGATCCTTCCTTCCGGTTTATTGGGACTGGTTCTGGCAAGTGTGTGTTCTGCATTGATGTCCAACGCTTCAGGGGCGTTATTTGCTTCTTCCACATTAATCACCAATGATATCATTAAACATCATTTCATAAAAAATATGACAGATAAACAAATGATCAAGATTTCACGGGTTGTCACGTTAGTCGTCGGATGTTTGGCAATCGTGTTTGCCGCCTGGATTCAAAATATCCTTGTTGCCCTCGATGTAGCCTATGACATTCTTTCTGGTGCCATCTTCATCCCACTTGTCGTCGGGTTGTTTTGGAAACGGGCAACAAGCAAGGCATCTCTCTATTCAATCATTGCCAGCACAGCGGCCATTTTCATTGGATTCGCGGTGCATGGCTTAAGCTCCACACTCCCAATCATTTATGGCATCGCAACGAGCTTGGTGGTTATTGTGACTGTTACATTGGCACAGACTCCAGGCGCCGATCAATCAAAAGAAAGCAAAAGTATCGCTTAA
- a CDS encoding MerR family transcriptional regulator — translation MNTGQVAKQLGVSPSTVQRWVKQLELDMERNELGHFWFTDEDLEIFKDIHQQLHSGIGIQDVKVPGKKARVGKVKSSDPKSIDDKLLERIEELEKRLDQKADAVVSYQLLTHRREIEDLEKEVANLTKKIEMLEKNKEEQASMNHPLVFDQKKKKKRPLKKNIISMFFGF, via the coding sequence ATGAATACAGGTCAGGTTGCGAAGCAGCTGGGTGTTTCTCCTAGTACCGTTCAACGCTGGGTGAAGCAGCTGGAACTGGACATGGAACGGAATGAATTGGGTCATTTTTGGTTTACGGATGAGGATCTGGAAATTTTCAAGGATATTCATCAACAATTGCATAGCGGAATCGGCATCCAGGATGTTAAAGTCCCAGGGAAAAAAGCACGGGTCGGAAAGGTGAAGTCTTCAGATCCGAAGTCGATCGATGATAAACTGCTGGAAAGAATCGAGGAACTTGAAAAGAGGCTGGACCAAAAAGCTGACGCGGTTGTCTCATACCAGCTTTTGACGCATCGGCGGGAAATTGAAGATTTAGAGAAAGAAGTCGCCAACTTGACGAAAAAGATTGAAATGCTGGAAAAAAACAAAGAAGAACAGGCATCCATGAACCATCCGCTTGTATTCGATCAAAAAAAGAAGAAAAAACGCCCATTAAAGAAAAATATCATCTCCATGTTCTTTGGGTTTTAA
- a CDS encoding sigma-54 interaction domain-containing protein, whose product MNEKSWEEQENLLNYLQNDILVTNVDGEILKVSEATGGVYQTDAEALIGKSVYDLEKEGMFTPLATPMVIEKKEKVTFIQMTKDDRKLLVTAIPIFDDDGELTRIVSYSHDVTELIEMKQYLETMEDEMARTKKELESLKEKQVYGEGIIAYSEKMRKVMKLSEQVADVDVNILIQGETGVGKSHLARYIHSKSSRSKGPFIEVNCGSIPDALFESEFFGYESGAFTGADRNGKKGMVELAEGGTLFLDETGELSSANQVKVLKLIQEKQFYRVGGRQLKKVNFRLIAATNRDLDTEIEQGNFRRDLYFRLNVVPIALPPLRERQEDILPLLDHFLERFNQKYGFNKSFDAGVKYKLLSHPWKGNVRELANLVERLTVTSSERVITIEMLPSSNQYNFGGGETLQEVLENVERAALLEAFRHFKTTTGVAKALGISQPTAVRKLKKYHIT is encoded by the coding sequence ATGAATGAAAAATCATGGGAAGAACAAGAGAATCTATTGAACTATTTGCAAAATGACATCCTCGTTACGAATGTGGATGGGGAAATCTTGAAAGTGTCTGAAGCGACAGGCGGGGTTTATCAAACAGATGCAGAAGCGTTGATCGGAAAATCCGTATATGACCTTGAGAAAGAAGGAATGTTTACGCCGCTTGCGACACCAATGGTTATTGAAAAGAAAGAAAAAGTGACTTTCATCCAGATGACGAAGGATGACCGAAAACTATTGGTGACAGCCATTCCCATTTTTGATGATGATGGAGAACTGACGAGGATCGTGAGCTATTCGCACGATGTCACTGAATTAATCGAGATGAAGCAATACTTAGAAACGATGGAAGATGAAATGGCCAGGACAAAAAAAGAGCTAGAGTCCTTAAAGGAGAAGCAAGTATACGGTGAGGGAATCATTGCCTACAGTGAAAAAATGAGAAAAGTGATGAAGCTTTCCGAGCAGGTGGCTGATGTGGACGTCAATATTTTGATCCAAGGGGAGACCGGGGTGGGAAAATCACATCTTGCCCGATATATACATAGTAAGAGCAGCCGGAGTAAGGGTCCATTCATAGAGGTAAACTGCGGCTCCATTCCAGATGCATTATTTGAATCAGAATTTTTTGGGTATGAATCCGGTGCCTTCACAGGTGCAGACCGGAATGGCAAGAAGGGTATGGTGGAATTGGCCGAGGGGGGGACCTTATTCCTCGATGAAACTGGGGAACTTTCTTCAGCCAATCAAGTAAAGGTACTGAAATTGATACAAGAAAAGCAGTTTTATCGAGTCGGTGGCCGCCAACTTAAAAAAGTCAATTTTCGTCTGATTGCAGCGACAAATAGGGATTTGGATACGGAAATTGAGCAAGGGAATTTTCGCAGGGATTTGTATTTTCGCTTAAACGTTGTCCCGATTGCGCTTCCACCACTAAGAGAGAGGCAGGAGGATATCCTTCCATTGCTTGATCATTTCCTAGAGCGGTTCAATCAAAAATATGGATTCAATAAATCTTTCGATGCAGGGGTCAAGTATAAGCTATTGAGCCATCCATGGAAGGGAAATGTAAGGGAGCTCGCAAACCTGGTAGAAAGATTGACGGTCACGTCCTCCGAAAGGGTGATCACGATTGAAATGCTTCCTTCATCAAATCAGTATAACTTTGGTGGAGGTGAAACCTTGCAGGAGGTTTTGGAAAACGTGGAACGTGCAGCATTGCTCGAAGCATTCAGGCATTTTAAAACCACAACTGGTGTGGCGAAGGCATTGGGAATCAGCCAGCCGACAGCTGTTAGGAAACTAAAAAAATATCACATTACATGA
- a CDS encoding BglG family transcription antiterminator, translating into MNQRQRAILRQLLANKGEPVLVQDLAVMAGCSEKTIRNDFHAIQGRLSENTSIKLVRKPGVGVFLEGNEIEEGKLFEELNSFPHINKADEGSRAVDIAFQLIMSSEPLTLEQLAAKHFVNKAVIKKDLDGIEKWLREMNLMLAARQKVGIQVTGLEKDRRKALANLPALIHSSTLNLLKEKFSSYEMDIVQTELKDLQQKYSLSFTDETMEHLLIHVLFLIKRTKLKYPITISPHEHERIKEKMEYQWAKHFLRKLEIIFIVHFPEEEIIYLALHFLGSKQRYQSDKVEHPEGPELVPFLIKKMSEATSLSFELDQALIDGLSVHITPVLNRLNYGLAVSNPMLNDIKKMYPYIFDVVMTVIDEANNVFSLQIPEEEGAYLTLHFQTSIERLQKRDGRMKEVVIVCHMGIGMSQLLRTKLERKFHSIRVIDCIGKLELLSFIKKYPVDFVISTIDLKGLKDTPYIVVSPLLDVVEEQQLGHFIEQLSRTESEVGKKSVMSAFLEPDLIFLDCNVEHPYELIEFMAEALVKRGYVGKDYPHSALSRERMSATTIGSGIAIPHGSPKMVHSSVIAAAALKKPLKWGTELVSLVFMIAIRPDEKDKTKDLFRELSELTERPEVVQAAVHEMDQKIFLEHLLKKSR; encoded by the coding sequence ATGAATCAGCGGCAGAGAGCTATTTTACGTCAATTGCTTGCGAATAAGGGGGAACCGGTACTTGTACAGGATTTGGCTGTGATGGCCGGTTGTTCGGAAAAAACAATCCGAAATGATTTTCACGCGATACAGGGACGGCTGAGTGAGAATACCAGCATAAAGCTTGTGCGAAAGCCCGGTGTCGGTGTTTTTTTAGAGGGGAATGAAATAGAAGAAGGAAAGCTCTTTGAGGAATTGAATTCCTTCCCGCACATTAACAAGGCGGATGAAGGGAGCAGGGCAGTGGATATTGCCTTTCAATTAATCATGAGCAGCGAGCCTTTGACATTGGAGCAGTTGGCTGCTAAGCACTTCGTCAACAAAGCGGTGATCAAAAAGGATCTTGATGGCATTGAAAAATGGCTGAGGGAAATGAATTTAATGCTGGCTGCCAGGCAAAAAGTCGGCATTCAGGTAACAGGCTTAGAGAAGGATCGAAGAAAGGCTTTGGCAAACCTTCCGGCACTTATTCATTCTTCGACATTGAACTTGTTAAAAGAGAAATTTTCATCTTATGAAATGGATATTGTTCAAACGGAACTTAAGGATCTCCAGCAAAAATACTCGCTCTCTTTTACCGATGAGACCATGGAACATCTGCTAATTCATGTATTGTTCCTGATTAAAAGAACGAAGCTTAAGTATCCGATTACCATTTCTCCTCATGAGCATGAACGGATTAAAGAGAAAATGGAATATCAATGGGCCAAGCACTTTCTAAGGAAATTGGAAATTATTTTCATTGTTCATTTCCCTGAAGAAGAAATCATATATTTGGCCCTGCATTTCTTGGGAAGCAAGCAGAGGTATCAGAGCGATAAGGTGGAACATCCGGAAGGACCGGAGTTAGTGCCATTTCTCATCAAAAAAATGAGTGAGGCGACATCGCTGAGTTTCGAACTGGATCAAGCGCTGATCGATGGATTGAGCGTTCACATTACGCCGGTGTTGAATCGACTGAATTACGGCCTGGCCGTTTCGAATCCGATGTTGAATGACATCAAAAAAATGTATCCATATATATTTGATGTTGTCATGACCGTAATCGATGAAGCCAATAATGTATTCTCCCTGCAAATCCCAGAGGAAGAGGGGGCCTATCTGACTCTGCATTTTCAAACCTCGATCGAACGACTGCAAAAGAGAGATGGCCGGATGAAAGAAGTGGTCATCGTATGCCATATGGGGATCGGTATGTCACAGTTATTAAGGACAAAGCTTGAAAGGAAATTCCATTCCATCCGCGTCATTGATTGTATAGGTAAACTGGAGCTGCTGTCATTCATCAAGAAGTACCCAGTCGATTTCGTGATCTCGACGATTGACCTGAAGGGGTTAAAAGATACTCCTTATATTGTCGTCAGTCCATTGTTGGATGTTGTCGAGGAACAGCAATTGGGCCATTTTATTGAACAGTTGAGCAGAACGGAAAGTGAAGTAGGCAAGAAATCCGTGATGTCGGCTTTTTTGGAGCCTGACCTGATTTTTTTAGACTGTAATGTTGAACATCCTTACGAGTTGATTGAATTTATGGCAGAAGCATTAGTGAAGAGAGGGTATGTGGGAAAAGACTATCCTCATAGCGCCCTCAGCAGGGAGAGAATGTCTGCTACGACAATTGGTTCAGGGATTGCCATCCCCCATGGCAGTCCAAAAATGGTCCATTCATCTGTGATTGCTGCAGCAGCATTGAAAAAGCCTTTGAAGTGGGGGACGGAACTGGTCTCACTCGTGTTCATGATTGCCATCAGGCCTGATGAGAAGGATAAAACAAAGGACTTATTTAGAGAGCTGTCCGAATTGACGGAACGGCCAGAAGTGGTTCAAGCTGCTGTACACGAGATGGATCAAAAAATATTTTTGGAGCACCTGCTGAAAAAGAGCCGATGA
- a CDS encoding aspartate aminotransferase family protein: MEDLQTIFEMKDELLAPTMAKDFPNLPVLRSEGYFYFGADGRKYLDFTSGIATENVGHRHPKVIQAIKDQADQLTHGPIGIINYESILNAAMKLKSILPGTLDCFFFGNSGAEAIEGAVKLARYVTKRPYVVSFIGGFHGRTLGAMSLTTSKSKYRQYQPVGAGMTYQIPYAHPNETPAGVDWEDYWEEKVQKDFQRLFDHQVAADEVAAVILEPVLGEGGYIVPPVSWLRKIREICDAHQILLIFDEVQTGFGRTGDWFASQTFGVTPDIMAIAKGIASGLPLSATVASKELMQQWSIGTHSTTFGGNPIACAAACATIDVLKEERLPENAKAMGEYALEQLEILKEKHPIIKAVRGIGLMLGIEIADPVSQLPDHEGLMNILNKCLNKGVIFYLSGNKGEIIRMMPPLSIDKENLDQGIKWLDEAVEEYEKEIGIGGFQT, encoded by the coding sequence ATGGAAGACTTACAAACTATTTTCGAAATGAAGGACGAGCTTTTGGCCCCTACGATGGCCAAGGATTTTCCAAATCTTCCGGTTCTAAGGTCAGAGGGGTACTTTTATTTTGGAGCAGATGGGCGGAAATATCTTGATTTTACTTCTGGTATTGCGACAGAGAACGTGGGCCATCGCCACCCAAAGGTCATCCAGGCCATTAAAGATCAAGCAGATCAGCTCACTCATGGACCAATCGGGATCATTAACTATGAATCGATTCTAAACGCAGCCATGAAATTGAAATCCATTTTACCGGGAACACTGGATTGTTTTTTCTTCGGGAATAGCGGTGCGGAGGCAATCGAAGGTGCGGTGAAACTGGCAAGGTATGTGACAAAACGTCCATATGTGGTGTCATTTATCGGAGGATTCCATGGAAGAACCTTGGGCGCGATGAGTTTGACCACATCAAAAAGTAAATATCGCCAATATCAGCCGGTTGGTGCGGGGATGACCTACCAAATTCCATATGCTCATCCAAACGAAACACCTGCCGGAGTGGACTGGGAGGATTATTGGGAAGAAAAGGTCCAAAAAGATTTTCAAAGATTATTTGATCATCAAGTGGCAGCGGATGAAGTGGCAGCGGTGATCTTAGAGCCTGTCTTGGGTGAAGGCGGATATATCGTTCCTCCGGTCAGCTGGCTGAGAAAGATAAGGGAAATCTGTGATGCACATCAGATTCTGCTTATTTTTGACGAAGTTCAGACAGGCTTTGGCCGGACAGGAGACTGGTTTGCATCCCAGACCTTTGGCGTCACACCCGATATCATGGCTATTGCTAAAGGGATCGCAAGCGGCCTTCCATTGAGTGCGACAGTGGCTTCAAAAGAATTGATGCAGCAATGGTCGATCGGCACCCATAGCACCACATTTGGGGGGAACCCCATCGCTTGCGCTGCTGCCTGTGCCACCATTGATGTATTGAAGGAAGAACGATTGCCTGAAAATGCAAAGGCAATGGGTGAGTACGCATTGGAACAGCTCGAAATCCTGAAAGAAAAGCATCCAATCATTAAAGCGGTCAGAGGGATTGGATTGATGCTCGGTATTGAAATTGCAGATCCGGTTTCTCAGCTCCCCGACCACGAAGGATTAATGAATATTTTAAATAAATGCTTGAATAAGGGAGTGATTTTCTATTTGAGCGGAAATAAAGGTGAAATTATTCGGATGATGCCGCCGCTGTCGATCGATAAGGAGAACCTTGATCAAGGGATCAAGTGGCTGGACGAAGCTGTGGAAGAGTATGAAAAAGAAATAGGAATTGGAGGCTTTCAAACATGA